Proteins encoded by one window of Lycium barbarum isolate Lr01 chromosome 11, ASM1917538v2, whole genome shotgun sequence:
- the LOC132619512 gene encoding F-box protein At2g26160-like — MVNWAELPGDLIGRIAKRVKVMEDFITFRAVCTSWRAAASKDLFDVLSPQVPLLMLADKDDDYREFYSLSKKKVSRIFLPEARGRDCFPTEGWLFTVSNTGEMNLLHPFSRTQIQLPPEESLLDLCIPDPNHEDEIPGYRIVNAVLSANPSHTSDYALVVSYRALECLLAFWRPGDLKWTCIIYGSNVCLVSSMIYNNGRFYAADVHSCEVWVFDILGLRSSIILQPIIELHLLPSLQAGIFREISWFYLVEVCGAVLLVSRFIDERATFETVKFKVYKLDVIKGELMEEEINNLGDSTIFLGLGGAASSVDSTKFTGVKANHIYFTDQFYYPKRLVTGEGGGGRDMGAYNLENGKIESFYPGLSISPISPPAWLALYLALAAIFMVCGFSSRLKFSLSGECFTVGAVTIAIFCKQMEKKGEKQFRRIKPMEYLMMEILADEVKQGNKSTFRAVCQVG; from the exons ATGGTGAACTGGGCAGAACTGCCGGGCGATCTCATCGGTCGGATTGCAAAGCGGGTTAAGGTGATGGAAGATTTCATTACCTTCCGTGCTGTTTGTACCTCTTGGCGAGCTGCTGCTTCCAAGGATCTCTTTGATGTGCTTTCGCCCCAAGTTCCGCTGCTTATGTTGGCTGACAAAGATGATGACTATCGAGAATTCTACTCTCTTTCCAAGAAGAAAGTTTCACGCATATTTCTACCTGAAGCGAGAGGACGAGACTGTTTTCCAACAGAGGGATGGCTCTTTACCGTGTCAAATACGGGGGAAATGAACTTGTTGCATCCTTTCTCCCGTACCCAAATTCAACTTCCTCCAGAAGAATCCTTATTGGATTTATGTATTCCTGATCCAAACCACGAAGACGAAATACCCGGTTACAGAATTGTCAACGCCGTCTTATCTGCCAACCCTTCTCACACATCAGATTATGCACTGGTGGTTTCCTATCGTGCATTAGAATGCCTTTTAGCTTTTTGGCGACCTGGTGACCTCAAGTGGACTTGTATTATCTATGGTAGTAATGTTTGTCTGGTCTCCAGTATGATTTACAATAATGGCCGATTTTATGCCGCGGATGTTCACTCTTGCGAAGTCTGGGTTTTTGACATTCTGGGGCTGAGGTCTTCCATCATTCTTCAACCCATTATAGAGCTACATCTGCTTCCTTCGCTGCAAGCTGGTATATTTCGAGAGATTAGTTGGTTCTACTTAGTCGAGGTATGCGGTGCAGTATTACTTGTTTCCCGATTTATTGATGAAAGGGCTACGTTTGAGACCGTTAAATTTAAAGTCTACAAGTTAGATGTAATCAAAGGTGAACTGATGGAGGAGGAGATTAACAACTTGGGAGATTCAACAATTTTTTTGGGTCTTGGTGGTGCAGCAAGTTCCGTCGACTCCACTAAGTTTACTGGAGTCAAGGCTAATCACATATACTTTACTGATCAGTTTTATTACCCAAAAAGGCTCGTCACGGGGGAAGGTGGTGGTGGAAGGGATATGGGGGCTTACAATCTTGAAAACGGAAAAATTGAATCTTTTTATCCTGGTTTGTCAATAAGCCCTATATCTCCACCAGCTTGG CTTGCTTTGTATTTGGCACTTGCTGCCATCTTCATGGTTTGTGGGTTCTCCTCTAGGTTGAAGTTCTCTTTATCTGGTGAGTGCTTCACCGTTGGTGCTGTTACCATTGCTATTTTCTG TAAACAGATGGAGAAAAAGGGAGAGAAACAATTTAGGCGGATAAAACCAATGGAATATTTGATGATGGAGATCCTAGCTGATGAAGTGAAGCAAGGAAATAAATCAACTTTCCGTGCTGTTTGCCAAGTGGGTTAA
- the LOC132616976 gene encoding uncharacterized protein LOC132616976: MLADKDDDYQEFYSHSKKKVSCIFLPEARGRDCFPTEGWLCTVSSTGEINLLHPFSRTQIQLPPDESSLDLCILDEDDEEQKFRYRIVNAILSANPSLTSDYVLVISYSALECLLAFWRPANLKWTCIDYGSNVYDVSNMVYYKGRLYVLDNNICQVWVFDILGQRPSIIPEHIIEPHLLRLLQDGIFRECGWLYLIEICGALLLVSRIPDKRTGYETVKFKVYELNVIKGELMEEEINNLGDSTIFLGLGGAATSVNSSKVTGVEANHIYFTDQLGGGGRDMGAYNLEDGKIESFYPGLSISPISPPAWVTPSLL; this comes from the coding sequence ATGTTGGCTGACAAAGATGATGATTATCAAGAATTTTACTCTCATTCCAAGAAGAAAGTTTCGTGCATATTTCTACCAGAAGCGAGAGGGCGAGATTGTTTTCCAACAGAGGGATGGCTTTGTACCGTGTCAAGTACGGGGGAAATAAACTTGTTGCATCCTTTCTCCCGTACCCAAATTCAACTTCCTCCAGATGAATCCTCATTGGATTTATGTATTCTTGATGAAGACGACGAAGAACAAAAATTCCGTTACAGAATTGTTAATGCCATCTTATCTGCCAACCCTTCTCTTACATCAGATTATGTACTGGTGATTTCCTATAGTGCATTAGAATGCCTTTTAGCTTTCTGGCGACCTGCTAACCTCAAGTGGACGTGTATTGACTATGGTAGTAATGTTTATGACGTCTCCAATATGGTTTACTATAAGGGCCGACTTTATGTCTTGGATAATAACATTTGCCAAGTCTGGGTTTTTGACATTCTGGGCCAGAGGCCTTCCATCATTCCTGAACACATTATAGAGCCACATCTGCTTCGTTTGCTGCAAGATGGTATATTTCGAGAGTGTGGTTGGCTCTACCTAATTGAGATATGCGGTGCACTATTACTTGTTAGCCGAATTCCTGATAAAAGGACTGGATATGAGACCGTTAAATTTAAAGTCTACGAGTTAAATGTGATCAAAGGTGAACTGATGGAGGAGGAGATTAACAACTTGGGAGATTCAACAATTTTTTTGGGTCTCGGTGGTGCAGCAACTTCCGTCAACTCCTCTAAGGTTACCGGAGTCGAGGCTAATCACATATATTTTACTGATCAGCTAGGTGGTGGTGGAAGAGATATGGGGGCTTACAATCTTgaagatggaaaaattgaatCTTTTTATCCTGGTTTGTCAATAAGCCCGATTTCTCCACCAGCTTGGGTCACACCCTCACTCTTGTAA